ACGACGTGTCGGACGTCGTGAACCCTGCAACGAACACCAGCGCAGAAGAAAAGAAGAGGAGGTCAGGCACGGACCACGACGCACCGGAACGGCTTGGCCGGCGCCGTCGATGTTACCGTACCGTTTCTCTCTGGGTGGTCGATGAGCTCCTTGACGACGGAGTAGCAGTCGGCGAGCGCCATCTGCGCGCCGGGCAGCTTGGCGTTCATGCCGTCGAgcagcttcttggcggcggcgTTGAACTGCACGGCGTAGCTGTTCACCTGGGCTATGCACTCCCCGGTGGCCGACTTGACGCGCTGCGACGGGATGCAGCCCAGCGGGGGCAGCCCGTTGAACGCCACCTTCCGCGCCCCGAGCCCGTACAGCCTCTGCATAGTTCATCAGTCGTCTGTCTGTGAAATCGATGCATTCCCGACTTGATAATCGACTCTAGCTTTGTGCATGTCTCTAGTCTGGGACAGTGATCAGATGTGTTCTTGCCTTGAGCTGGCGGTCTAGAGTGGCGACGAGGAGGCGGATGAACTGGTCGTGCGTGTACGTGGTGCCGTCCGCCATGAACGGCTGCAGGAAGTTGTTGATGTAGTCGTTGCTCCCTAGTTCAGACGATCAAATTAATTTATGATGCACATATTTGAATCCATGAGCTCGTACTTCACGCACTGAGACGAAGGCAAACGACGTACCGAGACCAATTTGGAACATCGCTGCGTTGACGGTCTCCTCGGCGGCCTCCTTGCCGATCTTGGCTATCATCGCCCTCTTCACAGTCTCGAAGCACGATATCTGCTCGTCGAACGAGAAGTACTCCACCTGCCAATTGCAATGCCTCATTTAACCGTGTCAGAAAACTCTCCACGGGAGCTACCGATCAGTTTCTGCAGAGGAGAAGTGATTAGCAATGCGGCTTACAAAGTAGACGCCGGTCTCGTTCAGAATGCCGGCGCCACCAGACGCGAAGTTGACGCCGGCGAGGAAGTCGTCGTCGGCCATCGACAGGGAGAGGAACGGCGGCGGGGGTGGGATGCCAAACTTGGCAGCTGCATCAGTCCAAACATCCTTCGGTCATGCCACTCGATCGCGTCGCACGTGTACATACACGGTTCATGAACTAAGTAGTAACGTTGACAGTCAGTAGTGACTTACCCATGTAGTCTCCAATGGTTCTGCCGTTGGTGAACCTCCCGGTGGCGACGCCGTTGGGGTAGTCGATGCCGTACCAGGGGTAGTTGGACCTGGCGAGGGAGAGCTGGAAGTAGTTGTTGTTCCCCACGTCCGACATCGAGTCGCCGAACACGTACGTCACCGGGCCCTTGGTCGCCGTGCCGCCGGCGACCCAACAATGTGCGGCGGCGATGGCGATGCCGACGACGAGCGCGCGGAGAGCTGCCATTGCTTGTTGCTTTGGTGCAGTACTCCCAAACCGAAGAACACACACAAGCGTCTGTGTGTTGGTGCTGATTTGCATGGCGGGGCGGCGCCGATTTATAGTGCGGTACAAAACCGTGGCTCGTCTAGAAGGTCGGGTTATTATTGTAGTGAAGCGGTCTATAGTTTTCCGGCCAGCTTGAGTTGAGTGTAGTGCGATGAACCGCAGGACTGCGTGCTCACGGCTAGCCGAGTgtggcggccgtgcggggaaacGAGAAAACAGAGGAGTTGGCCGTGCGAGCAGACGTGGTAGCTGAGGTGGTTGAAGAAGAATAACGCGCTGCACTGCGTACGTTGTTGCTGGAAGCAGTTTTGCTTTGCTTTGCATCGAGAACGTGAAAAACACAGTTCCGTGGTGGGTGCGAACGTTGCAAACCTGCTGCAACCGGACAAACGAGAAAACTCCAGATTTCTTTTTCTCTTGTGAAAGAGTAAATACGGTAAATACGGTCGGAAAAAGGGACTTGTCATCAATCCTTCCATTGAGACTGTGCACTCTATTTATGAGAAGGAAGATAAGGATGAAAATCATTATACCCTCCTAATTGAACGTAAAGGATTCCTTGGAAAATGTTGATGAGAAGACTTAGTAAATTGTCTTGCCTAACTAAAAGACATTAAAGACAGAGCATGTGGGAGGCAACCATGTTATGCTTTTGTTTCCTTTGTGTGCCAATGATGATGTTGCTCTTCGTAAAAAAAAAAGATGTTGCTCTTTGTAACCACtatgtttttattttttattttcttaatGAAGTGCCAAGGAGTGCCTTTACAATGTTAAGTTTATAAGTCAGTGAGTTGTTGTGCTGAAACAAAAAGTTTCCTGCTATGTTTTATTTTGTCAGGTTTCTTACACAATAAACATAGATAAGTGCTTCTTTTATGCGGGGATACGTAAATGCTTTGTTAGGAATATTGTTTACGTCTTTACAATGTGCTTTGTTTTGACAGTTGCTCTTATACCTACCATAAACTTCTTATTGCAATTTTATTATTCCCCTTTGATAGAATTGTTTAGTATACAGTAGCCAATGAtaaattatactccctccgtccggaattacttgtctcaAAAAAGATAGAAACGggtgtatctagaactaaaacaCGTCTAGGTACATCCATTCGTGTGACAAgtaatttgggacagagggagtagtttttTGTAATCACATTAAAGCATGATTTAAATGTTATTTATACTAGAGAAAAGTCTGCATTTCAACCCTGAACTAACCACATGTTTTAACTTACAACCCTGAACTACAAAACCGGTTGAAATACACTCCAACTAACCTTGAGGTTCAGAACACCCTAGTCTTGGTTTTGGGATGCTCAACCGGTTTTGACCACGCTGACCGCTAAATTGACAGCGCCACGTTGGCAGAACTGCCGAGAAAACAAGGTAGGGCTTATATGTAAAACAAAAAAAGTAGTGAAGCGATCAGCAcgtctacccccccccccctctctctctttctctctctcgttCCCATTATCCAGCCCGACCTCCACAAAGCTGTCGCCTCCCTGCGCCCCCGACTCTGCTGTGGGTCCTCCCTCTCACTCTGCTACTCCTCCCTCCCACACAGGTGGACTAGGCCCACGCTGGCAAACTATAGCGATTGCGGCTATGGGAGCCCCTCAGTGGGATCTGCCTCTAATGCATCATTATAGTGTTCATGGGATTGTGATCGTAGGGCCATTTTTTTGTTACCTACCATGTTTCCCAACAACCAGGCATTGACCGGGCGGGCGGACAGTTTAGGGAGCCCGGTTGTAGATGTTGTAATACATGGTCGCGGCGCCTCACCTCTGCCTTGCTACTGTTCTTAATAAGGGCATAGAAGGGGAGAATAGCTGGTCCTCCGACACCTCAGGTGCTACGGTGATATGAACTCCTGGAATGGCTgcaattttgcaaaaaagccACTAGGAGTTTGAAAATTGTGCATAGGTCCAGTAGAGCCAGCAGCTCACATATGTCCTCAGATCTTAGATCCGTCAGCCCAGCAACCCATATCGCGATAGCACCTGGGCCTAGCACAGATATTCTCCCGGCACATAAAGGCATCTCCAAAGCGAACCTCAAACCGCCCTCATCTGTCCGGATCATGCTGTCTGGACGTGCTTTGCCATCCAACGCGGTCCTGTATCGATCCGCCGACCGGTCCGAACACGCTTTTTCCCGCAAATTTGAAGCAAGTTGGTGGGCTTTGCAGGAGTCCGAACAACAGCCACATAGGACTACACCACCCCCGACCCACTCAAACCCCAGTCCCGATTCCATTCTCTTCCACTCTGCCCCTGCTCCCCTTACTTTGCATCCATGCTCTCCTCCTCTTTGCCGCCGTTGTACCTCTTCGCCGCCACCCAGACATTGCCGGACGTTCGCAATCACCACCCACGCGCCCACTCGCCTTGTACTACGGCGCCATCCTCCCAGGATCCATCCGCAACCAGGCACCCTCCGCCCCCATCGACGACATCCATGGCAGTCACCACGCCCAACAGGTGTTCGGTCAAATGCCATTGAGCTTATTTTGGAACTTCACGTCGTTTTTTTAGAGTACGAATGATGGCGGGGGTACTCGGTCATGGAGGACGAGTTGCTATGTGATGCGAGGTTGGCTGTATCCACGGATTTCGTAGGCATGAGCAGAAAGGGGCTCTTCCGGTAGCGTGTGCATGGTTCATTTCACGCTCGAAAGCACATTGCACACTACGACATGCACATCATCCATGAACGCAATGTGCAGTCGTTAGTGTATCGACGGTACAATATCTAGACCACCGTTGCCAAGTTTTATACGGCGGTTGATCGGACCGGCTGAAGGCAATGCGGCCATTGCGTGTAGCAGCCTTGGAGATAGTAAGTTTTGCTTCTTGTTGCTTGATTCATTCATTTACTCAGTGTTTGCACATTGTATAGCATGTACGCGTTGTCGTGATGTACCACAGGGTAAAGGGCAGACCATTTACGCACATACACTTTTGGGTGAAGCTCAAGGGACAGTATGAGTGGCACGACATGATCcgttcatgaaaaaagtgttgaaCATCCGGTTAAGCATTTGAATTTGAACTATTTCTCGTTGAATTTGAACTTGTACAGACTTATTTGCAATGCTATGTATGAATGGTTTGTGCGGACTTTAATGAATTCCGTCATGTTtgatgaatttcatccggttaattgaAATGCGATTTGAAATGTTGCCGATAGCGATTCTCCCTGTCCGCGAACGGATGTGTTGTCCGATTTGCAGATCACCGTTAGAGATGCCCTAATCTGGCAAAAAGAAATTGCATGCTTCCATTTTAGCTCAAATTAAAATAGTCCGCACATTCATACTGCATGCTTCCATTTTAAAATTCAGCACAACCGGATCGacgctcccctccccctcccggGTCGCACGCGCGGGCGACTCCGTGGGGCAGAAACCCTAGCTAGCGCACTCCTACCCCGGATCCAcccggccgctgccgccgccggactTGGCGGTGGTGGCGGCCCCCTGACCGCCAAAGGCGATGGGGAGGAGAGTGCGCCTGGTGGCCCTGACTTCGCGCGGAGGAAGGCTCATCGGGCGGCGCATGGCAGCGGAGCTgagaggcggcgggcggcgagagGAGGGTCGTGGCGGAGTAGCATGATGGCTGGCAGGGGATCCGGAGCTCGGAGGGGTGAGCGGCCATGGGAGCGGCGGCGCGGGCCTGGAGGCGACGAGATGCGGCGCGAGGTCTGCGTCCGTGCGGCTTCCTGGGGCCGTGTAGGCGGAGCTGGCAGCGCTGCGGCCGTCGGTGGTGCTTCCTGGAGGCGGCGATATCCGCGGTGGAGCTACCGCCGGCGGCCATGGAGGGTGCTACGGGCTAGATCTGGGCCCAGCCAGGGCCTGATCTGGGCTGGGGGCCGGCCTGTACGGCAGCTGTCGGGCGTGACAGCAGCGGTGCAGCGGTTCCATATCCTCACAGGAGGTGCTCGAAGGTGGGGGCTGCGGGTGCTCGGCCAGTTCGGAGTTGGAAGATAGGTGGGCTCTCGTCATGCGGGTCGTCGGTGTTCCATGACGCATCGGCCACAACATTGAAttgatgcggcggcggcggtgtgaACAACGTGGACGGTTGTCCCATTCCGGTGGGCGAGGAGGATGGTGTGCGACATTACAGACGAAAGTCCTGCTCGTCTTCGGTCGGGGCAGGCGATGACGGCGCCCGTGGGTGTCgttcccctccttggaggcgtcgtcTAGGTGTGTCGACACCGTACTCGCTTCATTCCGGTTTGGTTGATGTCTCCGGGCGAAAGCCTAGGTTTGGAGTTGGACCGGCGCGATAGCGGTGTCCTCGACGTCGTCCCTCTGTTGGGAGTATCGTGTTTGGAGACACGGCTTGGAGGTCCTAGGTTGCTTTCCTCCGGCGCTCGTTGCTATCCAAGATTGTTCTGCAGGGGCGCTATGCACACCTTCGCTAGCGCATCCAAGACGACACCTTTCTCGGGACGGACTAAATTCCGCCATCCACCTCCTTTAGGATGGCGCGTCAACGAGGAAAGTCAAAATGGAGATGTTCTTCTTGGAGGCGGCGGCATTGGTTGAGACGCGGCCTTGTTGCTCAGTTTAGGATAGGAGTttcttgttgttgttggtgtGTGTGTAGGGCTGTCTTCGGACTAGCCGGTGTGGAGTGTTGTGACAGCGTTGAGTGCAAGGGGCTGTCATTTTCTTGTACTCAAACCTTTGCTTTCTATAAAGCTTAGGTACGCATTTTGCATACTCTTAAAAAAAAATTCAGCACAACCgacaaaaacaaaagaaaccGGTCCCGCCGCTATGTGGCATCAATGCCGCGCAGAGAAAAACCAGCCAAGCAGTGACGATCACGGGTGAGCCAGCAATGCATGCAGCAGCCTTCTGTTCGACCGTGAAGGAGAGAGAGCCTGCCGACATACCACGGTCGACCGTGATATAAACGTGCGACTAATGAATtaatttgacaaatttgacctatagacgaaatcaaatcatagaatgaactgtccgtgaaactattttACGCGGCTGACCCGTGACGCCTAGCTttcaggcgctgcactagtgcaacgcctagaaGCTAGGCGCTATACTGTATAGTGTgacgcctagctctcaggcgctgcacactgacttagtaattttcggatcacacgggtgcgacgctggccgTGTAGCGTCTATCTATGAGGAGTTGCACAGTGTAGGatggcgccttcgtgtcgggcgtcacacaaaaaggtcagccgcgtgaaataatTTCACGAACAGTTTATTTTGTGATTTTAATTTCGTCCacaggtcaaatttgtcaaatttacCTATTTTGTCTTGACATCTCCACTCGCTCGCCGGCCGCCTATAAATAAGACCCTCATTTCCACTCTCATGGCAAGCCAGCGCCCAACACGACACACGCCTCCATTGCTCTGCCCTAAGTGTAGCTAGCAAGCTTTGTTCACTTTCACTTGCGACTTGGAAGCTTTGCTCCTGAGACCAATGGCCTCCACCGCGGCGCTCCAGACGGCGGCCGTCTGCACGCTGCTCCTGTTCGCCGGCCAGCTGCTCCCCACGGCCACGCCGGCGCCGCCGACCAGCTGCGCCCCAGGCGACGCAAAGTGCCTGGCCTGCTATAACAAGTGCGTGGAGCCCTGCCGGCGGGACCCGACCCAGTGCCGTGCGACCCTCCTCTGCGGGCCGAAATGCGCGCAACAGACGTccagccccccgccgccgccgccgcgggagaGTGGCACTTGTGCCCCAACCAACGTAAAGTGCGTCGCCTGCGTGAAGAAGTGCGGGGACAGATGCCGGCGGGACCCGACGCAGTGCCGTATGACCATCTACTGCGAGCCGGGATGCGCGATTCAGACGGCGAGCCGCCCGCCGGCGAAGGACATTTGCGGCCCAACCAAGGCGAAGTGCCTGTCCTGCGTTAACAAATGCAGGGAAACATGCCAGGGGGACCCGATAAGTTGTGGCGGGCTCCAAGACTGCGAGACGGGATGCGCGCACCAGAAGAAGTAGCTACTACTGTAGCTAGCTAGTCGAGTTCAAACGGGGGGAGAGCCGAGGCACACGCTCCACGCACTTTTCCCTTGCTTGTTTCATGTCATGTTGTCGTGTCGGTCATCGTGGTTGTTTTAGATTTCGTCTAGGTTTGTCATGTCGGTCGTCCTTGCTGTTTTAGTGGTTCGTCTAAGGCTTCTGTTGCAGCAGTTGCTTCAAAATAAGGGACCGGATGGATCCCATCCATCATCCATGGACCATGGGTATGTAATAATGTACTAGAAGCAAACACGCGCGTTGCTGCCCTGTTTTGGATGTTATCAGTATCCGTTTATTAATTTAACTAGCAAAAGAGACAGTACCTTGCAACGTGTGGAAAAATAACACAAACTCTTAACCCAATAAGCATTACTTAAGACCATAATAGGTCCACGTTCTTTATTTTAGCCGGGCATCACAATTGTTTTGCCACTTATCCTCCTTCACATATTCACCGGCGGTGGATTCAGTGTTTACAAAAACCAAAACATGTTTGAATATGGTTAATCCTAAGccccctcctccccccccccccccccccccatccctCTCGCGATAAGAAATCTGTTGTTTTTCCCCTGCGAGATTTTTCAGAGCTGTGCATTTGTGGTTATCGATATTTTTTCGTCTCTATATGATTTTAGTGGGTGCTTATTTGCAATATGGATCGTCGCCGGTACAAAAGAAAGACGGACCGTGCGCTATTGATTACAAGTTTGCTTCGAAAGtaatatttaaaaaatatttaacATGTAAAAATAATAACATATTCAGATTCTACACatttttctaaaaaaattatatataacATGTTACAATCAAAGTTAAGGTTTAAAACTTATGGATAATTTAGAAAAGCATTTATTGGACTTAAATATGATCCGTGGGTGAATTATCTAAAAAGTTAGGGGGGTTCCACAAATGCAAAAATAACTGTTCGTTGTGACTTAAGTGTGTACCGCGGGTTAATTCACAAAGAATGCAGGGGATTTTATGCAAAATTGGGAGACGGACCGCCAGAAGCATTCCTTACTTTATTATTATAGGAAATATGCAAGtgtgttgcaacgggagaaaaactATTAGATTATGCAGGTGTGGTAGatattaaaaaaattctaaatCAAATGCGAGCATGACATAAGGACTTTTAAAATGTCATTTCACAAACTATGTCTGAGTGATGTCATGATGAGATAAGAGACTTCTCAAAAGTCATTTCAAAAACTAAAAATGTGATGGTCTCATCCCGATTTGATTTCCTAAGGCGCCACAATGAAATATTTTTTGGCTGAGCAAACTACATTGATAGACCCTACCTAAGCTAGACGGATGGATGATGTGTCCCGCCTTGACCGAGCATAGCGCTGCTTATTGTAACCAGCACAGTGGTATCAGAATAAACATAGCTTTATACGGAGGCAAAACAGACATTTAGTCATTTTTATATAGCTTACAAAAACTAACGCAAAGAAagttgtgtcaatttttttgtGGCTCAGCGCTGAACGAAACAcggaaaaaatattttttaccCGACGCAAGGGACTAAAAATCATAAAACAACCTCTATAGATCACCTAAGAAAACCTCTACATAGATGACAGTTTGTTTTGTTAATTATGTACAGATCTATtttaacttttgtgaacattttctaaaatttcaTGTACATTTTTTTCCAAATTCCCAAATATGTTTTGAATACTGGATTATTTTTTAAAAATCGTGAACATTTTCTTTTTCATGAACATTTATTTGAAATCATGAACTTTCTATAATATTCGAACTTTTCAAATCATGAATATTTTATGATTTTCCGAATGTTTTTTGAATTCATAAACAGTTATGATTTCTCATTTTTTTAACTCGCAAATTTTTGAAATGTGGTTCTTTTGGTAATCCCGAATTAATTTAAAGAAGGAAAAATAGAAAGGtaaaaagcaaaaaaacaaaatagaaaacaaGGGCGCCAGGACCCGCACATGGTCCGGGCCATTACCGCGTGCGGGAGAAGGATGCGTGCTTGTTAGTATAACAGAGAAAAAAGGGGAGAAAACGGGGTAGTACCAGGGATCAAACCCTGGTCTCCCATCTAGTAGACTAACGTCTTAGCCATTTAGCTGCTTGTGTGCTCGTGTTATGTGAGTGTATTAGGTATAGATATCCCAAAATTATGATTAGACGGGTGCGGTAGGCTTCAGGGAATTTTAAGTGACCGTAGTCGGTCCTCTGCAAGACTTAAAATGAGATAACATTTTAAATTTAAAACATTGGGAAGGAGGATGGCAGACTTGAAATGAGATAACATTTTAAATTTAAAACATTGGGAAGGAGGATGGCAGACTTGAAATGAGATAACATTTTAAATTTAAAACATTGGGAAGGAGGATAAAATCTATCACCGCGTTagatttttttaaagaaattGCTCTCTTATGTTATGGTATATAACTTGAAGGATTGGTTGAGAAGAGAAACTAAAACTATTGTCACAGTTTTGAGTTGGAGTCACATTTTTTATTTCTTATTTGTCTTCTACAAAAATGTTGGTCTTACGTTAAAGTATTTGTCCATTTATGTTAGGTCTCACATGTGATTTAAGTATAATTGTTTATGTCGCTTGGAAGGTTATGGTGAGGAATGTATTTAGTTACTTCCTCCATTCCTTTAAataaggtgtatttgtttttGCAAAAGTCAAATATGTGCA
The sequence above is a segment of the Aegilops tauschii subsp. strangulata cultivar AL8/78 chromosome 6, Aet v6.0, whole genome shotgun sequence genome. Coding sequences within it:
- the LOC109745280 gene encoding uncharacterized protein, whose translation is MASTAALQTAAVCTLLLFAGQLLPTATPAPPTSCAPGDAKCLACYNKCVEPCRRDPTQCRATLLCGPKCAQQTSSPPPPPPRESGTCAPTNVKCVACVKKCGDRCRRDPTQCRMTIYCEPGCAIQTASRPPAKDICGPTKAKCLSCVNKCRETCQGDPISCGGLQDCETGCAHQKK
- the LOC141020504 gene encoding GDSL esterase/lipase At5g37690 — protein: MQISTNTQTLVCVLRFGSTAPKQQAMAALRALVVGIAIAAAHCWVAGGTATKGPVTYVFGDSMSDVGNNNYFQLSLARSNYPWYGIDYPNGVATGRFTNGRTIGDYMAAKFGIPPPPPFLSLSMADDDFLAGVNFASGGAGILNETGVYFVEYFSFDEQISCFETVKRAMIAKIGKEAAEETVNAAMFQIGLGSNDYINNFLQPFMADGTTYTHDQFIRLLVATLDRQLKRLYGLGARKVAFNGLPPLGCIPSQRVKSATGECIAQVNSYAVQFNAAAKKLLDGMNAKLPGAQMALADCYSVVKELIDHPERNGFTTSDTSCCGVDTKVGGLCLPDSTPCRDRKAYVFWDAYHTSDAANRVIADRLWASMTTASAPAPAPAARAGAPGPAAVPAPSPSRA